A window of the Bacillota bacterium genome harbors these coding sequences:
- a CDS encoding EamA family transporter: MGAVLALFAMLCWGLAPLFGKLGLVYMHSITALSIRTLIAATLILGWQTAFGQPRYFHAIPLKSLIFIGIEALLATLLGDLAYFMALKRGNINQVTLIMACSPLVTMLSAYAFLGERATGLQIMGAVLIVGGLILVGLQPFSRQ, from the coding sequence TTGGGCGCGGTCCTTGCGTTGTTCGCAATGCTCTGCTGGGGGCTGGCTCCTCTGTTCGGCAAGCTGGGCCTGGTTTATATGCATTCCATTACGGCGTTGAGCATACGCACTCTAATTGCCGCAACGCTTATTCTGGGTTGGCAGACCGCTTTCGGGCAGCCACGATATTTTCACGCCATTCCGTTAAAAAGCTTAATCTTTATTGGTATTGAAGCGCTACTGGCGACTCTTCTGGGCGATCTGGCGTACTTCATGGCCTTAAAACGCGGGAATATAAATCAGGTAACACTTATCATGGCCTGCTCTCCTCTGGTGACGATGCTGTCGGCTTACGCCTTCCTGGGAGAACGGGCCACCGGCCTGCAAATAATGGGCGCCGTGTTAATCGTCGGCGGATTGATTCTCGTGGGACTCCAGCCCTTCAGTAGACAGTAG